GTCTCCAGGTATTACCAGATCTAAATAAAAAGCAAGATCATCTAAGGTTGCTTCTTCTGTTCTATATTTCTTTAGATTTTTACGGCATAAGTTAAAATCTAAGGTGTTATTATCTTCAAAATGTTTATTCATTCTGTACTCAATAATATCTGCAACAATATTTGCTGAATATGTTTCCTTAGTAAAAAGGATTGCATCAACTATATACGTCGGAATTTCAGTTTTGTAAGAAATATGTTTCCCCAACATAATAGCAAACCAACCTTTGCCTTCCTGCTTAGCCATTGTCAAGACACGCTTTCCGTAAACTTCTACACTGTCATTCGCAATATCTGATTTAGCCTGATCAATAGTATCCTGATCTGTATATACTTGCTTGATAATTTTTTTTACTTCCCTTTCATTACCCTCAGTAATAAAATCAACTTCAAATGTATGTTTGGCATAAAATGCTTTTATCCAATTGTTGCTTGCTTCAAAGTCGTCAAGTTTTGCTTTACGTTCTAAACCCTTTCGCTTAGAACCTGCTATTTTGTTTTTATACTTTTTGTCCGGTTCGCTATCAGTTTCTTTTATCGTTGTATCGCAAATCGCATCATCTAAATCTGTCAGGATCGCACATTTTCTTTTTATTCGTGTATCATGAAAAAGCTGAGCAACATTCTCGAAACCTGTACTTCTAATATTTATAAGGCTAATCCCTAATTCATCAAGGCTTACGCCAAATACTTTCTTTACCATAATAGGTATCAATATTTCTTCTGCATCGCCTTCGACTAATATTACTCCCTTTGCAAATAGTAGATTTGTTCTTACAGCATCTAAATAACGCTGTATTTGATTTACACTTTCTGGCGATAAACCTGTTGCCGGTTGGTAAACTTCAGCATAGTTTAGTTTTTTAGCGAGTATGTTGATATTCTCAACATTGCTAACTTCAGAAATCTGTGTTGAATGTGTGGAGTAAATGATCTGTGTATCACCATAATCTAGTTTATCAAATAATGTCTTTTGAATATGATTATGGATATGCGCTTCAGGTTCTTCAATGATTAGGAAATTTGCAAATGAGTCTTTTGACTTTCTATACTTAAATTCCAATAATTTTAGGGTTAAAAAAATAAGATTAGCTCCACCTAAACTCAATTCGTGGATACCGCCTTCGTAGTCTTCTCCTGGTTCGCCAATAAATAATTTTAAAGATTGTAACAGTTTTTCCGCTTCGCTCGGCACGCTTGATCTTATTGATAAAGAAGATGGAGAATAAGTAAGTCCTACCGCATCTTGTATGGTTGATTTAATGTCAGACCTTATTTCTTGTACATCAGGTAAATCTTCAATACGTTCATTAAGTTTTAAAACCAAATCACTAATAGGCTGATAATCTTCCTCTCTTATTTCTCCGCATTTATTTCTCAATAGTGTAAGCAAAGGATTAGTTCTGTTATTATGAAAATCGCTCATAACATCTCTCAATGCCTGAACGAAAGTAAATGAGATTTCCTTTGATATTGATAATTGATGCGGAATTTTTGCGCCAAATTTTGAAGCGTCAATTACGGATGGAAATATGACATTATCAAAATCTCCTACAAGTTCTTTATATACTTCTGGATTGTTAAAGTCAGCGGTGCTCTTTCCTGTAAAGACAGTTTCATAGTTATCCTGAATCGTTATAGTGTCAAGTATGGCTTGTAAACCTTCCGTGTCACCTTCATTCAATTCAGCAAGCCTTTGTCTGATATCTGCCTTTGGTCGAAAATAAAGATTGTAAGTAGCTTTTTTTACAAAATCTTCTTCTGCTATACCGACTCCATGAATAAATAAGGATTGAATGGCTTCTTCATTACTTAAATCGTCAAATTCTATGCTGATGATAATCCAATGTCCTTTCCACTTACCTTTTTCTAAAGTTCTATTAAAGTCGCTTTCTTTGAGTTTATAAGCGTATGCCAAAGAAACGTCTTCTAAGAGAAGCCGGATTGCATTAAACACGTTCGTTTTACCAGAGCCATTCTCACCTATAATGGTGTTAATTCCTTTGTTGAATTGAAAGTTTGCATTTGCAAAATTTCGGTAATTAACGAGGCTTACTTTAGATATGTACATCTAATTAATTATTTTTGATTTACTTTGGATTACATTTAACGGATGGGTATATGCAAATGTAGGCGATTGTGGGCTTCAAACTTATCAATCCGCTACTATTTAAAGCGGGATACTGCCCTTGAGTTTAGCACAGTCTCACCCATTTTAAATATACCGTGTTGTGTACCGTATTTTATTGTTTCCTTTCAATATTAGTCAAGATATATTTCACTTTTTCCTTTTCTGCTACTTTCAATTCTTCAACTATTTCCAGACAGTCTATTTTATATATTTCAGTCTTAACAGTTACCCCTTGTAATAAATCATCTTGAACTTCACCACTATATTCCTTTTCATCTTCAATGTTATAGATTCTCCAAGTTCCCTTTTCGACATCAACCTGTACAAAATACCCTTCGAATTCCTTCCTTTCCTCAGCCAATTCCTCAGTTAATGTTAAAATGTCATATATTTTTTGAGCTTTGGTTTTATTTATTGTTGAAAAGTGAACGTTTTCTTGTCCAAGAGAATACCATTTATGTTTAATTTTTATATCGCAATCAATCAACTTTTTAATAAGTTTTTTAAAACTACTAATTGTATGTCCTTTTACTGTCCTAAGGGATTCAATATATTCATCATTACTATCAAAATCACGTATAATTTCCTCAAATTTCGATAATCCCAACTCAATTATAGAATTGCCAAACAAATCAACTTGGGATGTTGAATACATGTGTAGATTGAATGAACTATATGATGATGCAAATGCACGGAGTTTATAATTCTGTGGAATATAATATGGCTTTTTATTTTTAATATTTTGTCTCGCAATCTCTTTTTTATAACTATTTTCAATAATTACTTGATATAACTTAACTATATCTCCAAAGTCATCAGCATCAATGCTGTAATTATCATTGCTATCCGAAACTGCAAGATGAACTATCGCATTGTTCTTTTCTAAAGCTTCGTTTAATATCAGTTTATTTTCTTCGAGAGGCTTTTCATACTTAAACCCAACTTCAGGTAAATATTCTTCAGGCAATTTTACTCCGTCAAACAAACTTGCTTCAATATTGTCCGAAATCTTGTCAAACGAATAAATTTGATTTGTTTCAGGAGTAACAAATACATCTCTTAAGTCAACTCGACCATTAATAAATTCAGTTAATCTCTTCGCTGAAATTGCGGTTGATACATACAATATTGATTCATTATCAACATCAACCAATAAGCAAAGATATTTTGTTCCAACTTCGTCCGTTGCAATAAAAATCTCAGGTATATCGTAATATACTAAGATTTGCAATATGTGAAGTTGTTTGTTCATTGTACTTTATTTGCTGTTTTAAAGTTAAAAGAATTACTTCTCCACCAAGAATAATGATTTGGGTCTTTGAATGTTTTCATTACTAAACCATCATTATCATTCAGATTCACCTCCAAAATAGATTTAAATCTTTTTCTATGGCTTGGGAGTTTTAAAATATTATTACAAGCTTCTAAATCATCATAAACCGAAAGTGACCTCGCAATGCACTCACTAACTCCATTAAAAACTCTATCCGGGTTTAGTAATCTTT
This portion of the Alistipes sp. ZOR0009 genome encodes:
- a CDS encoding DUF6575 domain-containing protein, yielding MNKQLHILQILVYYDIPEIFIATDEVGTKYLCLLVDVDNESILYVSTAISAKRLTEFINGRVDLRDVFVTPETNQIYSFDKISDNIEASLFDGVKLPEEYLPEVGFKYEKPLEENKLILNEALEKNNAIVHLAVSDSNDNYSIDADDFGDIVKLYQVIIENSYKKEIARQNIKNKKPYYIPQNYKLRAFASSYSSFNLHMYSTSQVDLFGNSIIELGLSKFEEIIRDFDSNDEYIESLRTVKGHTISSFKKLIKKLIDCDIKIKHKWYSLGQENVHFSTINKTKAQKIYDILTLTEELAEERKEFEGYFVQVDVEKGTWRIYNIEDEKEYSGEVQDDLLQGVTVKTEIYKIDCLEIVEELKVAEKEKVKYILTNIERKQ
- a CDS encoding ATP-dependent nuclease, with translation MYISKVSLVNYRNFANANFQFNKGINTIIGENGSGKTNVFNAIRLLLEDVSLAYAYKLKESDFNRTLEKGKWKGHWIIISIEFDDLSNEEAIQSLFIHGVGIAEEDFVKKATYNLYFRPKADIRQRLAELNEGDTEGLQAILDTITIQDNYETVFTGKSTADFNNPEVYKELVGDFDNVIFPSVIDASKFGAKIPHQLSISKEISFTFVQALRDVMSDFHNNRTNPLLTLLRNKCGEIREEDYQPISDLVLKLNERIEDLPDVQEIRSDIKSTIQDAVGLTYSPSSLSIRSSVPSEAEKLLQSLKLFIGEPGEDYEGGIHELSLGGANLIFLTLKLLEFKYRKSKDSFANFLIIEEPEAHIHNHIQKTLFDKLDYGDTQIIYSTHSTQISEVSNVENINILAKKLNYAEVYQPATGLSPESVNQIQRYLDAVRTNLLFAKGVILVEGDAEEILIPIMVKKVFGVSLDELGISLINIRSTGFENVAQLFHDTRIKRKCAILTDLDDAICDTTIKETDSEPDKKYKNKIAGSKRKGLERKAKLDDFEASNNWIKAFYAKHTFEVDFITEGNEREVKKIIKQVYTDQDTIDQAKSDIANDSVEVYGKRVLTMAKQEGKGWFAIMLGKHISYKTEIPTYIVDAILFTKETYSANIVADIIEYRMNKHFEDNNTLDFNLCRKNLKKYRTEEATLDDLAFYLDLVIPGDQILTLIDKLK